The Oncorhynchus kisutch isolate 150728-3 linkage group LG14, Okis_V2, whole genome shotgun sequence genomic sequence gccatgaccagcctttcaatgcacttcatggctacaaacGCGAGCGCTACagatcggtagtcatttaggcaggttaccttagtgttcttgggcacagagactatggtggtctgcttaaaacattttGGTATTACAGATTTCgggcagggagaggttgaaaatgtcagtgaaggcacttgccaattggtcagcgcatgctcgcagtacacgtcctggtaatccgtctggccctgcggccttgtgaatgttgacctgtttaaaggtcttactcacatcggctgcggagagcgtgatcacagtcatccggaacagctggtgctctcatgcatgtttcaatgttatttgcctcgaagcgaacatagaagttgtttagtttgtctggtaggctcatgtcattgggcagctctcggctgtgcttccctttgtagtatgtaatggtttgcaagccctgccacatccgaccagcgtcggagccggtgtagtatgattcaatcttagtcctgtattgacgctttgcctgtttgatggagggcatagcgggattcttataagcttccaggttatagtcccactccttgaaagaggAAGCTCTAGCCTTTTAGCTCAgcgcagatgttgcctgtaatccatggcttctggttggggtttgtacgtacggtcactgtggcgacgacatcatcgatgcacttgttTATGAAGCCAGTGTACCTTGTATATTATCCTACTGTATTTTAATCTTTAAATGTAATTTCATTGGTTTTCTGTAGGAGTCCAAGTAAGAAAGGTGCACTTTGGGCGTTTGACTGGGGGTGTACTCCACAGCAAGTTCTGGATTGTTGATAGGAGACACATATTCCTAGGAAGTGCCAACATGGATTGGAGGGCTCTTACACAGGTAAAGGTCTAGTGAAGATATAGTAGACTTACCTTTGAATACTCCACTCGCTTTGCTCATACATGTGTCATGACCGGTAACAATGCACTATCATCTTAGGTTAAGGAACTGGGAGTGGTGATCTACAACTGCTCCAGTCTGGCTGAAGACCTCCAAAAGATATTTGAGTCCTACTGGGTGATGGGTCATCTCAACAGCTCCATCCCAGACCCTTGGCCCTCCAAATATGACACTGCCATCAACAAAGAGCATCCCTTGCTGCTGAAGGCTGATAATGTTTCAAGCAAAATCTACATTACAGTGAGTCCCTTCTGTTTCACTTCCCCATTCTGTGCTTTCAGAGGGCCCAGATCATAAAACCAATAGCATCTGAATAAAACCTGAAAGAATTAAAGCGCGTGCCCATTGTCCAACACATAACAGGTTGAATGGAGATTTATTTCTCATCTAATGACCATCACATCACAGTTCTACTCCTCGCAGACCTCTTTCTTCCCatgtctgccctctctctcccagggttctcctccctctttctgccCAACATCTCGGACTCAGGACCTGAATGCCATCCTATCAGTGATATCAGGGGCGCAGCACTTCATTGATGTGGCAGTCATGGAGTATTTTCCCACCACACGCTTCATACACCCTCAAAGGTGAACCTGCTGTCCTACCAGGCTCATAGCATTTTTCAATACGCCCTTGAGTTTTACTTACAACTCTGCCTTCTTGTTTTATTGTTTAATTTAATCAACCTCTAATTCATCCTTTAGGTACTGGCCGGCCATTGATGATGCATTAAAGAGAGCTGCTTTTGAGCGGAATGTTAAGGTCCGTCTGCTGGTCAGCTGTGGACGTGATTCTGATCCAGCCATGCTACCTTTCCTTCAGTCTCTAGCCTCCCTGAATTACCCTGCCCATAACATCAGCATTCAAGTGGTAGGAAGACACATATAGCCTACTGgtattattattcaaccatgtGGTTGTCTTCCTTTCTGTACTGTAATGCCAGATTGTCCTCTTTTTCAGAAACTGTCCATTGTGCCAGTAGGGAACCAGTCAGAGATTCCCTACTCCAGAGTAAACCATAATAAATACATGGTGACTGATAGAGTGGCATATATTGGTAAGTAGATTTTTCAGAAAATAGTTTAATATGATGCTACTTTATTGTGAACAGACACAGTTGTGTATATATgattattacattacattacattacatgtaatgaacagcctgaattccaaaTCCTTCTGCCCCTCAGGGACGTCTAACTGGTCTGCTGACTACTTCAACACCACAGCTGGAGTGGGGCTGGTGGTTTCCCAACACACACCAAACTGGCCCTGGGGGACCCAGGCTCTGCAGGGGCAGCTCAGAGCAGTTTTTGACAGGGACTGGCACTCTCAGTTTACTGTATGTTTTGCTGACTTGGGCCATCACCCTGATTGTGCACTCTCAAAAGGATAGGTGCTTTGACTACCATCCATCCGTTTACTTTAAGTATGGCTTAGGGAAATAACAGTAAGCCTGTTTGGCTGCTTTTTCTAGCCTTGGGTTGTTTCTATAAGGGACGTTGCAACTGAACACATGATTTGCTTCATCGTTTGTTAGGCCACTTGTTACCTTTTTTTCCTACTGAAAATGTACTTTTGGAATGTTTCATACTTCACTGTGTTACCTTTCACAAGCTGATAAATGCAGTTTGGTGATGTACTTTATTGCTAATTATTTTTGCAACGAAATTGTATTATACAAATTCATTAATTTGAAATAAAGGCAGCAAAAGACTGAGCTCTGTCTAGTTTATTCAAGGGTTTGTGTTTTTTCCTCTACACTAGATGGCGGTAATGTAAATTATTCAGCGTGTACTTTGTAAGTTGAAAGGTTACGGAGCAGAATTTCATGTTGTAGTACGTGTGCTTCTGacgggctagcaagctagctgaaGTTACAGAATTGCAGTGGGAATCATGGTACTACTTGAAAACGACTCGGTATGATAGAATGCCCCATCGACTAATGTAGTACATCTTAGTTAGATACTGTCACTATTAGAAGACTGGTTTAGTTTGATAAGTATTCTGCATTGGCATAAGTGGAAAATAAACCACGTCTGTCTGCTAACTTGCTCTGCCGCCATAGCTAGCATTTGCTAACTATTAGTTTGGATTGCTTCTGTGGTCAGCTttatagaaaacatagaaatactgGACAAGTTTTTAGTTAGAAGTAGCTAGCAAGATAGCTAGGTCGTAGAGAGTGAGTTCGAAAAAATATATCTGACGTTACACACACATGGATATATGTCGGCttgttagttagctaacgttagctcatTAGCCAGCTGGCTAGTATTAACATAACGTTACAAGCTACCACCACAGTTGATATCACTTAACGAACTTAAATTACATCTCATTATTTTCCTCTAGTTTTTGACGGAGCTGACACGGCTGTTCCAGAAATGCAGGACCACAGGCAGTGTTGCCATCACGTTAAAGAAATGTAAGTGCTCAGATCTTGTCAACTGTGACTTAACGTTATTTGGTGGCCGAGTTTATCCTTCAGTTCTTCCAGGAAATGTTCATATTAGGCCTATATCCTCTTTTGAGCTCAACCTCAGAGGTTTACATTTACAGtgatatttatttatacattttatttaacttttagcAGCTTTTTTTTACAAGCAAACATGCAta encodes the following:
- the LOC109903996 gene encoding phospholipase D4 isoform X2; the protein is MMTMQPLGPQWTRPGEISCPWQLTKSMWFPSTGLLPGKDILEQLGALPSRNISVRVVTSIPSMLTNSTDLQVLRQKGVQVRKVHFGRLTGGVLHSKFWIVDRRHIFLGSANMDWRALTQVKELGVVIYNCSSLAEDLQKIFESYWVMGHLNSSIPDPWPSKYDTAINKEHPLLLKADNVSSKIYITGSPPSFCPTSRTQDLNAILSVISGAQHFIDVAVMEYFPTTRFIHPQRYWPAIDDALKRAAFERNVKVRLLVSCGRDSDPAMLPFLQSLASLNYPAHNISIQVKLSIVPVGNQSEIPYSRVNHNKYMVTDRVAYIGTSNWSADYFNTTAGVGLVVSQHTPNWPWGTQALQGQLRAVFDRDWHSQFTVCFADLGHHPDCALSKG
- the LOC109903996 gene encoding phospholipase D4 isoform X1; the encoded protein is MPGTLVPEMSSPYKTLHDSYVPNRRGSKRLVSIAVVVGCLTALGVLLSFSILDKCTEEEHFQNDKLFQETRTDQNNISDEQSRIILVESIPLYMKYDDNATFGTPVDKAWRDLLSMATNQVDVVSFYWTLTGDDINMNSSTDLPGKDILEQLGALPSRNISVRVVTSIPSMLTNSTDLQVLRQKGVQVRKVHFGRLTGGVLHSKFWIVDRRHIFLGSANMDWRALTQVKELGVVIYNCSSLAEDLQKIFESYWVMGHLNSSIPDPWPSKYDTAINKEHPLLLKADNVSSKIYITGSPPSFCPTSRTQDLNAILSVISGAQHFIDVAVMEYFPTTRFIHPQRYWPAIDDALKRAAFERNVKVRLLVSCGRDSDPAMLPFLQSLASLNYPAHNISIQVKLSIVPVGNQSEIPYSRVNHNKYMVTDRVAYIGTSNWSADYFNTTAGVGLVVSQHTPNWPWGTQALQGQLRAVFDRDWHSQFTVCFADLGHHPDCALSKG